The Haloarcula rubripromontorii region CAGGAACGTGACGCCCGCGACACTCCCGGCAGCGGTACCGTGGAGTACGAGCGTGCGAACGCCGGCCGAGTCGAGCGGCACCCGGCGGTGGACCCACCGAACGGCCAGAACGAACAGCGCCCAGAGGTAACAGAAGACGGCGACGCCGACGAGGGTGTTCAGCCCGGCGAGCAGGTCGGCGAGGTCGCCGCTCGCGTGGACGGCGAGGACGCCGAGCAGGACGAACAGGGTGGTGTCGAACGTGGCGAGCGTCCACGTCACGAGTGACACCGGTCGCGTGAAACTCTGTTTGCCGTCGCGCGCTGGCTCAGTCTCACTCGCTCTGTTCGCCATCTCCACCTGCTCACGCTGGTCCTCAGCCATGCGCGAGAACCTCCGCGAGGACGACGATGCCGAGGAGGACGGCCGCCGTCGCGCCGTACGCCTGCGAGAGCGTTCGCCGGAGGGCTGGGGGCAGGTCGTCGAGCGTATTCACGCGGTCACCGATCCGAGCGAGGAGTAGCGTGCGGACGACCGAGCCCCCGACAAGGACGACGACGACGGCGAGTTTCACCAGCAAGGTCCGTCCCCAGTCGGTTCCGGGACCCGGCGGTCCGAGCGCACCGAGGTTCCCGACGCCGGTGACTACGAGCACGCCAACGCCGCCCCAGAACAGCCACTCGAACTGCCGCGCGGGCGCGAGCGTGGCGATAGTGCCGCTCCGATAGCTGTACCAGAGACCGGTCGTGCCGCCGACGAGGGCCGCCATCGCGAGGACGTGGAGGGTCCGAATCGGGAGGGCTGCCATAGCTGTCGGTTCAGCGGCACGTCGCAAAGAATGACGGGGTCATCCCGACTGGTCGATTGTCACCACGCCCTCGCCCGTCGTCAAATTGTACCGTGTCGACGGGTCGACGGTCAGGCTGACGACGCCGCTGTCGAGGGCGTCCGGGAGCTTGAACCTGACGACCGTCGACCGAGCAGTGAAATCACTGGTGTACACGCAGGGCTGCGTGTAACAGCCGAACGCGTGGATGCCGTCCGCCGTCTCCTCGATGCGTTTCAGGTGTGGAACGATAGACCCGGAACCCCAGCCGGTCTGGACGACGAGGACGGCGTGACTCCCGAAGTCGGTGTCGGCGGCGAGGCTGTACGCGTCACTGCTGTCGTTCTCGAACCGCTCGATGTCCTCGGCCTCCGTCAGGAGTGTCGCATAGAGCTGGTCACCGTCGTCGTCCGGGGCGCGCGCCAGCCCCTCGCCGGCAAACAGCGTCCCTCGGGTCGACTCCTGTTCGAACGACAGCGATGGCTCGGCCGGCATATTCGCACAGAGATACAGCGGGTCGCGGTCGCCCTCACCGGAGTCGTCGATATTGCACTCGACTGCCTCGACCTCGTATGGCGGCGTCTCGACTCTGTCTAGCCCGTCCGGAAGCCTGTCTAGCGCATCCGTCGGCGTTTCGTCGGTGGGCGTCTCCGGCTCTCCATCGTCGGTGGCTGTCTCCGGCTCTCTATCGTCGGTAGGCGTCTCTGTGCCTCCGTCGTCCGCTTCGGTGTCGGGATCAGTTCCCGGCGACGGATGTGTGCGTGTTTCCGCGCCGCCGTCGCTACCGCCGTTCCCGCCCGGCGCGAGACAGCCGCTCAGGGCACCAATCGCAACGCTACCGAACAGTCCAAGGGCCGCTCGACGCGTTCGTTGCATACGATTCCCTTCCCGTGATAGGGGTGTATCCCTTCTGTTCGCTCAAAACCGCGTTGTAGCTGTCATGGCCAGTGATGTCGCCCGTCGATAGACCCTTGCGGTGTGAGCGGCTACGGACGACACGTGCCGACTCGCGTCTCCCTATGATACCACCGCTCGTCCACCGCTGTCCGGAGTGCCG contains the following coding sequences:
- a CDS encoding CopD family protein, whose translation is MAALPIRTLHVLAMAALVGGTTGLWYSYRSGTIATLAPARQFEWLFWGGVGVLVVTGVGNLGALGPPGPGTDWGRTLLVKLAVVVVLVGGSVVRTLLLARIGDRVNTLDDLPPALRRTLSQAYGATAAVLLGIVVLAEVLAHG